From the Pangasianodon hypophthalmus isolate fPanHyp1 chromosome 17, fPanHyp1.pri, whole genome shotgun sequence genome, one window contains:
- the kcnv2a gene encoding potassium voltage-gated channel subfamily V member 2, whose amino-acid sequence MTTMFKLKGRRRSLFPNYKLGSTTLSPSDPVEESELPFAQQHWLKPWNSMQELSRDIYNLEEEEEEDDKVLPAPVKISSPAKNYMLNINVGGKVYQISYRVAAKYPKTRIGRLATYTDHNRKLDLCDDYIVQNNEFFFDRDPDVFHIIFNFYRTGVLWIKDELCPRNFLEEINYWGVRIKNTHRCCRISFEERQDELNEQLKVQRELQAEIEVEENEELFRGMAFGHTRRKIWNLMEKPFSSVTAKLMAVASSFFVLVSLVAMTLNTVEEMQYTMPTGQLSGKTYAEYVETFCIAFFTMEYLLRLVSTPDLKSFGRSMLNAVDLIAILPLYLQVILECFENEDIEKHGSDIETVGRVGKVGQVLRIMRLMRIFRILKLARHSTGLRAFGFTLRQCYQQVGCLFLFIAMGIFTFSAMVYTVEHDVHQTNFTSIPHAWWWAAVSISTVGYGDMFPETHLGRIFAFACISFGIILNGMPISILYNKFSDYYSKLKSHEYTSSVKARGKVRFAKRAVKKFVECCEEA is encoded by the exons ATGACGACCATGTTCAAGCTTAAGGGCAGGAGGCGAAGCCTGTTCCCTAATTACAAGCTTGGGAGCACAACCCTTTCTCCTAGTGATCCAGTGGAGGAGAGTGAGCTTCCATTTGCCCAGCAACACTGGCTGAAGCCATGGAATTCAATGCAGGAACTCAGCCGAGATATCTATAACCtcgaagaagaggaggaggaggatgacaAGGTTTTACCAGCCCCTGTAAAGATATCATCTCCAGCTAAAAACTACATGCTGAACATCAACGTAGGTGGTAAGGTTTACCAGATATCTTACAGGGTGGCAGCCAAGTATCCCAAGACCAGAATTGGCCGTCTTGCGACATACACAGACCATAACAGAAAGCTTGACCTCTGCGATGACTATATTGTCCAGAATAACGAATTTTTCTTTGACCGAGATCCAGATGTCTTTCACATCATCTTCAATTTCTACCGGACTGGGGTTCTCTGGATAAAAGATGAGTTGTGTCCTCGCAACTTCTTGGAGGAAATCAACTACTGGGGTGTCCGAATCAAGAACACTCACCGCTGTTGTCGCATCTCATTTGAAGAACGACAAGATGAGCTGAACGAGCAGCTGAAAGTGCAGCGCGAGCTGCAAGCTGAAATTGAGGTGGAGGAAAACGAAGAGCTGTTCAGAGGAATGGCTTTCGGGCATACACGTCGCAAAATTTGGAACCTCATGGAGAAACCTTTCTCTTCAGTCACGGCCAAACTTATGGCTGTGGCTTCCAGCTTCTTCGTGTTGGTGTCACTGGTGGCCATGACCCTTAACACAGTGGAGGAGATGCAGTACACAATGCCAACTGGCCAGCTTAGTGGGAAAACCTATGCTGAGTATGTGGAAACTTTCTGCATTGCATTCTTTACAATGGAGTACCTGCTCCGGCTTGTGTCTACACCAGATCTCAAAAGCTTTGGGAGGAGTATGCTGAATGCCGTGGACCTGATCGCCATCCTCCCACTGTACCTCCAGGTGATCCTGGAGTGCTTTGAAAATGAGGACATTGAGAAGCATGGCAGCGACATTGAGACAGTGGGGCGGGTGGGGAAAGTGGGACAGGTGCTGCGTATCATGCGTCTCATGAGGATCTTCCGGATTCTGAAGCTGGCCCGACACTCCACTGGACTGCGAGCCTTCGGCTTCACACTCCGTCAATGCTATCAGCAAGTTGGctgcctttttcttttcatcgCAATGGGAATTTTCACCTTTTCTGCTATGGTTTACACTGTGGAGCACGATGTCCACCAGACAAACTTTACTAGCATACCTCATGCATGGTGGTGGGCAGCt GTGAGTATTTCCACAGTGGGCTACGGTGACATGTTCCCAGAGACGCACCTGGGTAGGATTTTTGCATTTGCCTGCATTTCATTCGGGATCATTCTGAATGGCATGCCCATCTCCATCTTATACAACAAGTTCTCAGACTATTACTCCAAGCTGAAATCCCATGAATACACCTCCAGTGTGAAGGCACGGGGCAAGGTGAGATTTGCCAAAAGAGCTGTCAAGAAGTTTGTAGAGTGCTGTGAGGAAGCCTGA